One segment of Candidatus Woesearchaeota archaeon DNA contains the following:
- the gatE gene encoding Glu-tRNA(Gln) amidotransferase subunit GatE translates to MKPKSEKNDNKVKEDNLPDLDYKKLGLKCGIEIHQRLKTNKLFCNCPSILRDDTPDIIITRKLRAVAGETGEIDIAARHELEKDIYFIYEAYSDTTCLVELDEEPPHLMNKNALDIVLQVSLMLDAKIVDEVQIMRKTVVNGSNTSGFQRTALVAEQGNLKTSEGDVSVSVICLEEEAAKDVEKGVDKNGKRFAKYRLDRLGIPLIEVCTGPDIKTPEQCLEAAAKIGMILRSTGKVARGIGTIRQDVNVSIKGGERIEVKGAQDLKMIPTMIKNETLRQIALLEIKDQLKSLKDETIKDTIFDLSKIFKNCESKVVQSALKKGVVFGIKLPKFNGLIGKEICPTRRLGTEFSDYAKVKAGVGGIFHSDELPKYGISPEEVESVKTELNCAKDDAFVLVADSKIKSEKALNEVLRRAKLCKNGVLKEVRKANPDGTTSFMRPIPGAARMYPETDTLPIKTDSELKNIQLPELIEDKAERFQTMFGLSKDLAEVLAKSELSFAFDKFVDKFKNIKTAFIAETLISTPRNIKRKLNIETDHLDELIFEELFFLLNKNEISKDSIEDILIKFAKKEEVNFKDYKPMSDKDISNEIKKIIQENKNVEFKQLIPKVMAQLKGKAEGKKIMELLQKESK, encoded by the coding sequence ATGAAACCAAAATCAGAAAAAAACGACAATAAAGTTAAAGAAGATAACCTGCCCGATCTAGATTACAAAAAGTTAGGATTAAAATGTGGCATTGAGATTCATCAAAGATTAAAAACTAATAAACTATTTTGTAATTGTCCTTCAATTCTTAGAGATGATACTCCTGATATCATAATCACTAGAAAATTACGAGCAGTTGCAGGTGAAACTGGTGAAATTGATATTGCAGCAAGACACGAACTTGAAAAAGACATTTATTTTATTTATGAAGCATATTCTGATACTACTTGCCTGGTCGAACTTGACGAAGAACCACCTCATTTAATGAATAAAAATGCACTCGATATTGTTTTACAAGTGAGTTTAATGCTTGATGCAAAAATTGTAGATGAAGTTCAAATCATGAGAAAAACTGTTGTTAATGGGTCTAATACTTCAGGATTTCAACGCACAGCTCTTGTTGCAGAACAGGGAAATTTAAAAACTTCCGAAGGAGATGTTTCAGTTTCAGTTATTTGTTTAGAAGAAGAAGCAGCAAAAGATGTAGAAAAAGGCGTTGATAAAAATGGCAAACGATTTGCTAAATATAGACTTGATAGATTAGGGATTCCTTTAATTGAAGTTTGCACAGGACCCGACATCAAAACCCCTGAACAATGTTTAGAAGCCGCAGCAAAAATTGGCATGATTTTAAGATCAACTGGAAAAGTTGCTCGCGGAATAGGAACCATAAGACAAGATGTTAATGTTTCGATTAAAGGTGGTGAAAGAATAGAAGTTAAAGGTGCTCAAGATCTTAAAATGATTCCGACCATGATCAAAAATGAAACACTTAGACAAATTGCACTTTTAGAAATTAAAGATCAACTTAAAAGTCTTAAAGACGAAACTATTAAAGATACTATTTTCGATCTTTCAAAAATATTCAAAAATTGTGAATCTAAAGTTGTTCAATCTGCTTTAAAAAAAGGAGTTGTTTTTGGAATTAAACTACCTAAATTTAATGGATTAATTGGTAAAGAAATTTGCCCCACTAGACGATTAGGAACTGAATTTTCAGATTATGCCAAAGTAAAAGCAGGAGTTGGAGGAATTTTTCATTCAGATGAACTTCCAAAATATGGTATTTCTCCTGAAGAAGTTGAATCTGTTAAAACTGAATTAAACTGTGCAAAAGATGATGCATTTGTTTTAGTTGCGGATTCAAAAATTAAATCAGAGAAAGCATTAAACGAAGTTCTTAGACGAGCAAAACTTTGTAAAAACGGAGTGTTAAAAGAAGTTAGAAAAGCAAATCCTGATGGGACTACTTCATTTATGAGACCAATTCCTGGCGCTGCTAGAATGTATCCCGAAACAGATACGCTCCCAATTAAAACAGATTCTGAACTTAAAAATATTCAATTACCTGAATTAATTGAAGATAAAGCAGAAAGATTTCAGACAATGTTTGGTTTAAGTAAAGATTTAGCAGAAGTTCTTGCTAAAAGTGAGTTAAGTTTTGCATTTGATAAATTTGTAGACAAATTTAAAAATATTAAAACTGCATTTATTGCTGAAACTCTTATTTCAACTCCTAGAAATATTAAAAGAAAATTAAATATTGAAACTGATCATCTTGATGAACTTATTTTCGAAGAACTTTTCTTTTTACTCAATAAAAATGAGATTTCAAAAGATTCAATTGAAGATATTTTAATTAAATTTGCTAAAAAAGAAGAAGTAAATTTTAAAGATTACAAACCAATGTCTGATAAAGATATTTCAAATGAAATAAAAAAAATAATTCAAGAAAATAAAAATGTTGAGTTCAAACAGCTAATTCCCAAAGTTATGGCTCAACTAAAAGGCAAGGCAGAAGGTAAAAAAATCATGGAACTTCTTCAAAAAGAATCCAAATAA
- a CDS encoding HlyC/CorC family transporter produces MSLQIQIVSLAILLFFSGLFSGIETAFFSLSNLKLRSLLKKKKKGADVAYKLKQNPKRLIITILIGNNVVNIGAASLATIIAIDLFGSSGAGIATGVMTFLVLIFGEITPKSIANTYCEKITLLVARPLQIFMYSIFPLILLFEAITEIMYSIFKISNKQPVLTEEEFKTLVEIGAEEKVLKIKEKELIEGVLEFSDITAKEVMTPRTKTYALDGNMSPGKALKLIAKSPFSRVPVYEDSVDNILGVIHIKDVLRELHRKGASVRKIKKIVKKPYFVPETKIISELFKEFQEKKVHIAFVVDEYGGISGIVTLEDLLEEIVGEIIDETDINPDLIMRIDHNTIVAHGETEIYHINEFLGPCLAEDTPSVTISGLILEKLKQFPKKNAKINLEKAILKIEEVSDNHILKVRITKKKPESLKK; encoded by the coding sequence ATGAGTTTACAAATTCAAATTGTTTCACTAGCAATATTATTATTTTTCTCAGGACTGTTTTCAGGTATTGAAACAGCATTTTTTTCACTTTCTAATCTTAAACTCAGAAGTTTGTTAAAGAAAAAAAAGAAAGGAGCAGATGTTGCATATAAACTTAAACAAAATCCTAAACGTTTAATTATTACAATTCTTATTGGAAATAATGTAGTAAATATTGGTGCGGCATCTTTAGCAACAATTATTGCAATTGATCTTTTTGGTTCAAGTGGCGCAGGTATTGCAACAGGAGTTATGACTTTTCTTGTTTTAATTTTTGGAGAAATTACTCCTAAATCAATCGCAAATACTTATTGTGAAAAAATTACTTTATTAGTTGCAAGACCACTTCAAATTTTTATGTATTCAATTTTTCCATTAATTTTATTGTTTGAAGCAATAACTGAAATTATGTATAGTATTTTTAAAATCAGCAATAAACAACCAGTTTTAACAGAAGAAGAATTCAAAACTTTAGTTGAAATTGGCGCAGAAGAAAAAGTTCTTAAAATTAAAGAAAAAGAACTTATCGAGGGAGTTTTAGAATTTAGTGATATTACTGCAAAAGAAGTTATGACTCCTAGAACAAAAACTTATGCATTAGATGGAAATATGTCTCCTGGAAAAGCACTTAAATTAATTGCTAAAAGTCCTTTTTCTAGAGTTCCAGTTTATGAAGATTCAGTTGATAACATATTAGGAGTAATACACATCAAAGATGTTCTTCGAGAACTACATCGTAAAGGTGCTAGTGTTCGAAAAATTAAAAAAATTGTTAAAAAACCTTATTTTGTTCCAGAAACAAAAATAATTAGTGAATTATTTAAAGAATTTCAAGAGAAAAAAGTCCATATTGCTTTTGTTGTTGATGAATATGGGGGAATTTCAGGAATTGTTACATTAGAAGATTTATTAGAAGAAATTGTGGGAGAAATCATTGATGAAACAGATATTAATCCGGATTTAATAATGCGTATTGATCATAATACGATTGTTGCTCACGGAGAAACTGAAATTTATCATATTAATGAGTTTTTAGGACCTTGCCTTGCAGAAGATACTCCTTCAGTTACAATTAGTGGCTTGATATTAGAAAAACTAAAACAGTTCCCAAAAAAGAATGCTAAAATAAATCTTGAAAAAGCAATTTTAAAAATTGAAGAAGTTAGCGATAATCATATTCTTAAAGTTAGAATCACTAAGAAAAAACCCGAATCATTAAAAAAATAA
- a CDS encoding LysM peptidoglycan-binding domain-containing protein — MQACQSSNVYRLEDYVAQNFRTEPEVLMQNPAKGFVNSISPTGYITTVTQELKTRGEVYSKIELTSIRAHLKDAYAQVKHKKNKSLLSNYRSSLARIARFSFQAEMTEGKTLDELLTSTKTNEYQKFILAKYHLANQSYTKLRSSKGLASIDRACRLTNEILETKLRTDQKVTFGEQKAYDALMTELMDIRISAKYHEPAKFEELTLVHETNLDLPPQTIIPEISHPLIDQIGYFTRRHASSFLFMCGVVVLAWQFQMNCASNKYVHASSSTAKIQLDPNYGNSTSQKTLILKPNKITPQTQPPILTKQEVLPPGKYRVQKGDILWNLAQQFRGDPDTWENMAEESDVEEPTLLQIGTIINKISQKKNSDNTS; from the coding sequence ATGCAAGCATGCCAAAGTTCTAATGTTTACAGGCTAGAAGATTATGTAGCTCAAAACTTTCGAACAGAACCAGAAGTATTAATGCAAAATCCTGCCAAAGGATTTGTAAATTCTATTAGCCCTACAGGATACATTACAACAGTAACACAAGAACTTAAAACACGCGGAGAAGTTTATAGTAAAATAGAATTAACTTCTATAAGAGCTCACCTTAAAGACGCATATGCGCAAGTCAAACATAAAAAAAATAAGTCTTTACTTTCAAATTATCGTTCATCTTTAGCAAGAATTGCCAGGTTTAGTTTTCAAGCAGAAATGACAGAAGGAAAAACATTAGATGAACTCTTAACATCTACTAAAACAAATGAATATCAAAAATTTATTTTAGCAAAATATCATTTAGCAAACCAAAGCTATACTAAACTTAGATCTTCTAAAGGTTTAGCGTCTATTGATCGTGCATGCAGATTAACTAATGAAATTTTAGAAACTAAATTAAGAACAGATCAAAAAGTAACATTTGGCGAACAAAAAGCTTATGATGCACTAATGACTGAATTAATGGATATCAGAATATCTGCTAAATATCATGAACCTGCTAAGTTTGAAGAATTAACCCTCGTTCACGAAACAAATTTAGATCTTCCTCCACAAACTATAATTCCTGAAATTAGTCATCCCTTAATTGATCAAATTGGATATTTTACACGCAGACATGCTAGTAGTTTTTTATTTATGTGTGGAGTTGTAGTTCTTGCCTGGCAATTCCAAATGAATTGTGCTTCAAATAAATATGTTCATGCATCATCTTCCACTGCCAAAATCCAACTAGATCCAAATTATGGCAATTCAACGAGTCAAAAAACTCTTATTCTTAAACCAAACAAGATCACACCACAAACACAACCGCCTATTTTAACTAAACAAGAAGTTCTTCCGCCTGGAAAGTATAGAGTTCAAAAAGGAGATATTTTGTGGAATCTTGCTCAACAATTCAGAGGAGATCCTGATACCTGGGAAAATATGGCTGAAGAATCAGACGTTGAAGAACCAACTTTGCTACAAATAGGAACAATAATTAATAAAATATCTCAAAAAAAAAACTCAGATAATACAAGTTAA
- a CDS encoding adenylate kinase translates to MKNLIFLGPPGAGKGTIAQQILEKLELIQISTGDLLRGAVKEGTEVGLKAKEYMDSGKLVPDELVVNILQERIKNDDCKNGFILDGFPRTIPQADSLSSSDVQIHKVINFTVPEEVIVYRLAARRTCKSCSKVYNINPDGFPQPKEHGRCDSCGSDLFQRDDDCEGTIRGRLKVYRDQTEPLIDYYKQKGILDSVDANRKEIAAIVNDALTAIEK, encoded by the coding sequence ATGAAAAATTTAATATTTCTAGGACCTCCTGGAGCAGGAAAAGGAACAATAGCTCAACAAATTTTAGAAAAATTAGAATTAATACAAATTTCAACTGGAGATTTACTTCGAGGTGCAGTAAAAGAAGGAACTGAAGTTGGTTTGAAAGCTAAAGAATATATGGATAGTGGAAAATTAGTTCCAGATGAATTAGTTGTTAACATATTACAAGAAAGAATTAAAAACGATGATTGTAAAAATGGATTTATTCTTGATGGATTTCCACGAACAATTCCTCAAGCAGATTCGTTAAGTAGTTCTGATGTGCAAATTCACAAAGTAATTAATTTTACAGTTCCAGAAGAAGTGATTGTATATAGGCTTGCTGCAAGAAGAACATGTAAGTCCTGTAGTAAGGTATATAATATTAATCCTGATGGTTTTCCACAACCAAAAGAACATGGGCGTTGTGACTCTTGCGGAAGCGATTTATTTCAGCGAGATGATGATTGTGAAGGAACAATTAGGGGAAGATTAAAAGTATACCGAGATCAAACAGAACCTTTAATTGATTATTATAAACAAAAAGGAATTTTAGATAGTGTTGATGCAAACAGAAAAGAAATTGCAGCAATAGTTAATGATGCATTAACTGCAATTGAAAAATAA
- the truD gene encoding tRNA pseudouridine(13) synthase TruD produces the protein MYKLKQIPEDFIVEEIANLKLVPKGKFLIYEMKKKDCNTVHAIEQLAKHLKVPLKFIGFAGSKDRHAVTTQFISVKKARPNFQFLLDQFSSDLISLDLIGEADEPLSLGDLETNRFVITVRNLTDDDTNKIQSFKPDQIENYFDEQRFSEKNPLIGIEVLKGNFKEVCDLCDEYCCRDHLKKQSKDFVGAFKRIPMKIRLMYIHAFQSLLFNRALQQLTEEQTKNPTLTKYSFGTFAFSTQDTITEQNLPLIGFASEFETGKINELFTSYLKEYDITLRDFAIRSIPALSCEGDLRPAYFKVSGFEYELMDDDLNSDKKKIVLKFILPKGSYATIVIKKIFGQLIKSK, from the coding sequence ATGTACAAATTAAAACAAATTCCAGAAGATTTTATTGTTGAAGAAATTGCAAATCTTAAATTAGTTCCTAAAGGTAAATTCTTAATATATGAAATGAAAAAAAAAGATTGCAATACAGTCCATGCAATTGAACAATTAGCAAAACACCTAAAAGTCCCATTAAAATTTATTGGATTTGCAGGATCTAAAGATCGTCATGCAGTAACAACTCAATTTATTTCAGTTAAAAAAGCAAGACCTAATTTTCAATTTTTATTAGATCAATTCTCATCTGACTTAATATCTCTTGATCTTATTGGTGAAGCAGATGAACCCTTATCTTTAGGCGACTTAGAAACTAATCGATTTGTAATTACTGTTAGAAACTTAACTGATGATGATACGAATAAAATTCAATCATTCAAACCAGATCAGATTGAGAATTATTTTGATGAACAAAGATTTTCTGAAAAAAACCCACTCATAGGAATAGAAGTTTTAAAAGGAAATTTCAAAGAAGTCTGTGATCTGTGTGATGAATATTGTTGTAGAGATCATTTAAAAAAACAATCAAAAGATTTTGTTGGCGCATTCAAACGAATTCCTATGAAAATAAGACTTATGTATATTCATGCATTTCAAAGTTTATTGTTTAATCGAGCATTACAACAACTAACCGAGGAACAAACCAAAAATCCAACTCTAACTAAATATTCATTCGGAACATTTGCTTTTTCAACACAAGACACAATAACTGAACAAAATTTACCATTAATTGGTTTCGCGTCAGAATTTGAAACTGGAAAAATCAATGAGTTATTCACAAGTTACCTAAAAGAATATGATATCACACTAAGAGATTTTGCCATCAGATCAATTCCCGCACTATCTTGCGAGGGAGATTTAAGACCTGCATACTTCAAAGTTAGCGGATTCGAATATGAGCTCATGGATGATGACCTAAATTCCGACAAGAAAAAAATTGTTCTTAAATTTATTTTACCTAAAGGTTCATATGCGACAATAGTAATTAAAAAGATATTTGGGCAATTAATCAAATCTAAATAA